attttgacaagatgttctatagaaataaaatgttgacaactttttctgtaaaaacaaaattttaacaaaaatttctataaatttaatataaaacagttctttcgaataaagcaatatttttgtatatacaaACCATAAAAagttgatcaacaacttcaaaatagttttttttaatttgtaaggtttcttgaaaaaaaaaattaaattttgggggattatttttggcacgagtggcaaccgtgatactaatACGGTAGATATAAaatgaggtatagctcctacatttatgaaatctctagcaaaaacttgctgtTTCTCTATCAGACAACTGTCAAATGCATTGTCTCTTTTGTTGGCTCTAAACGTGTAACGTGGAAcagagctaatatcgtcatttttggggcaaaactcggaaaatcggcatttgctactttttggttaaaaaatcgtcaaaatgccaatAAATCCGAAACTTGGCAGCCCTGCTCTGAATGCCATTAACACAGGGTTGCTAAACATAGCAAAATCTATTCCCATTTCAAGTACCCTTTTAGGCAACCTTACACAATGACAGTGAACGGCGTCAATTTTTACGATGCCGGTCCCGATATATGTCCTGAGGGCATATGATCGTCTTCTTCTTCAATTATCGCAATTAGGTGGATTCGTAGTACCCTTTTAGGCAACCTTGCACAATGACagtgaattaatttaattttagtaatacGAATTGCAATTTGTGCAAATTGTTGCAGGgagatacaattaaaatttgatcaatacTGCAATTTGATCAAATACAATTATCGATGGAGAAGCATATATCGAAAATAAAGGTGCCCTCTGAATATGAGGCCATCTATAAGGATGAATGTGTTTATTCGTATGATAATCCGGAATCTCCCACCGGTTTGTATGTTAGCTTGACAAGCTTTTTGGGATTTGGCGAAGAATATGTTGGCAAATATGCCGAAAAGACCGGCAATTGTGTTTTTCTACATATACGACGAGAGAAAATCGCCAAGGAAGATGATCAAGTGAAAAGTGGTGATGAGGCTGGACCTGAACGTAAGATAACACGTTTGGCCATTGGTGTTGAGGGCGGGTACAATGATGCAAATACCAAAAAATATGACTACAAGGATCATTATAGTATTGTGGTAGCACCAGATATCCATACCAAACTACCCTATCCAAATAATGATTTTCCATTAATTCTCACACAATCGGTGGAGGCAATTTTGGCCCAAGAGTCGGCTATATCCAAATTGGAAAAACAAACGTTAACCGGTAAGATAACAGAAGAATGTGCAAAACAATCGATTTAATGGTTGATgtcctttttgtttttgcagGAACTTGGGATGGAGAAGTACGTCAAGTTTCAAAGTATTCCGAAAATCTTACACAGCTTAATAATGGCAAAAAGATACCTCCATCTGGTTGGAAATGCGAGAAATGTGATCTCACTAATAATTTGTGGCTGAACTTGACAGACGGTTCAATTTTATGTGGTCGGAAATTCTTCGATGGGTCTGGGGGAAATGATCATGCTGTCGAGCATTATCGTGAGGTAAACTATCCATTGGCAGTGAAACTGGGTACAATTACCACAGACGGCAAGGCCGATGTATTTTCCTATCCCGAAGATGATATGGTTATCGATTCCAAATTGGAGGAACACTTGGCCCATTTTGGCATTAATATGGCCGCCATGAAAAAGAGTGAAAAATCTATGGTTGAACTTGAATTGGAAATCAATCAGCGTATAGGCGAGTGGTCTTTGCTCACGGAAAGTGAAAGCGAATTACAACCTCTCTCCGGTCCTGGATACACAGGGATGCGTAATTTGGGTAACTCATGCTACATCAATAGCGTCATGCAGGTTTTATTTACATTGCCAGATTTTATCACCAGATTTGTTGGTCAAGGGGCGGaaaaatatttcgatgagtttcCCTCGGATCCTGCAAATAATTTCAACATTCAAGTAGCCAAATTGGGCAATGGTTTATGGAGCGGCAAATACAGTAGCATTGCTGAAAACTCATTGGATTCGGAGAGTACCGGAATATCACCTGCTATGTTCAAGAATCTCATTGGCAAAGGTCATGtagattttggaacaaaacaacaacaagatgcCTATGATTTCTATTTGCATTTTATCAATTTGATGGAGCGTAATTCACGCAATCAATTCAATCCCATCGATAGCCTTACATTTGGTGTCGAAGAACGAGTACAGTGTATGGCCAGCAAAAAGGTTAAGTACACTCAACGTGAGGAATACTGCCTACCATTGGTCATACCCTTGGAGAAGGCCACAAATCTCGATGAAGTGAAAGAGTATTTGGAGAAAAAGGCAAATTGCCCTGGGGCAGCAACAAATGATAAAGATGTGGTTAGGCATAAGGTTCCATTGCAAGCTTGCCTCGATAGATTTTTCGCTGATGAAATTATCGATCAATTCTATTCGTCAGCCATTAAAGGTACAACTACAGCTAAGAAAACCGCTCGATTGGTAAATATGCCTGAATATTTGATGATGCATTTACGTAAATTCACTCTATCCGATGATTGGGTACCCAAAAAACTTGATGTTTCGGTGCAAATGCCAGACGAGTTAGACATTTCCAATTGGCGTTCTGGCGGAAAACAAGCCAACGAAGAAGAGATGCCTGATGCAGAACAAACAAAACCGGCATTTGTATTTGATGAAAACACCATCTCTTCACTTATGCAAATGGGCTTTCCCCAAGATGCCTGCAAACGCGCTGTatacaatacaaaaaattcAGGACCCGAAGCAGCCTCAAATTGGTTAATGGAGCATATAGGAGATGCCGATTTCTCCGATCCATTCGTTCTGCCAGATTCTACACCAGCAGGAAATGTTTTTGTACCCAATCCAGAAAGTTTAGCTATGTTGATGAGTATGGGATTCGATGAACGTCAAGCGACAAAGGCTCTTAAAGCTACAGATGGAAACGTTGAACGTGCCACCGATTGGATATTTTCGCATGTTGATGATATGGATGTGGTAGAAGATGTAGCTGCTGAGGCGACCAATCACAGTGGTTCCAAGAAATCGTATCGGGATGGTAGTGGTAAATACAGACTGGTAGCCTTTATCTCCCATATGGGTACATCAGCCCAAGTTGGTCATTATGTTTGTCACATAAAGAAAGATGGCCAATGGGTTATTTTTAATGACAGCAAAGTGGCTCTATCCCAAAATCCACCAAAAGACTTAGGCTATCTGTATTTGTACAAACGTGAagactaaaaaaaaatccattaaccTCGAGTGTTCTGCCTCCCTAGTCTTTGGTCAATAACATCTAAtgctttttttatatataaccaCATTTATGCGGCTTTCGATTAcagattaaaataaaaagaaattttatatatccatACTGGTGTAGTAGCATTTTGTATTACCTAAGGTTTCAAGAATTTCTTATCCATTCTAATCAAACAACATTTCATTATTGTCGATGACTCGCTCATCAATCAACTCTTCTAGAGAGTTGAGTTCCGATTTATTTTGTGGTTTCATGGGGAaagaattcaattatttttcttagaactaattttgtttttggttacAGCATTTACTACGTCATCAAGTTTTTGGGCAAACgattcaaatgaaaatttctgTTGTACACGTTTATGGCCCATAACACCCATTCGTTCTCTTAGGCGATCATCTTTGAAAACTGTGGCCATGGCTACAGAAAAATCCACCTCTCTGGGTTCACATAATATGCCAGTCGAATTGTGTACTATTGTCTCTGTGGGCCCTCCCGAATTGACCGCTATCACTGGTATAGACATGTACAtgccttccaaaggcacaatacCAAAATGTTCATTAGCTGGTGTATAGAGAAGACATTGGGCCATGTGtaataacatatatttttcatcaTCCGATGGAGATTTGAGTAGAACTACATTTTCTTGTAACTGCTTCTCTTTGACCAATTCATCCAGTTCTGTAtaatgttcaacattttccaaaactcTTGTATCATAACCACCAGCCACAATTAGACGGCAGCGTTTCCAATCACTGGCACTCAATGTTTTACTTAACTGGCAGAAAGCTTTCAAAGCCAAAGGATGGTTCTTTTTCCGTTCGTAACGATTTATGTCGAGAAAAACAAAGGCATTTCTTGGAAAATCTACGGGTGCAGAGGACAAAAATTCTGCCTCGTTCGAAAGCATTTTATGCTGCATATCATCAAAGTATTTCGTATTTAGAGATGGATACAATACATCTGGAACTACATTTAGGCGACGAAATGTTTCCTGGAAAACACGCAGTGTGAACTTTGAGTTCACCAAGGTAACGTCTGATAATCCAATGGTAAGTTCTTCGAGCAAATTTAGGGGAGCTCTATACAATTTCTTTAGGCATCCACCTTCGGCACTTAATAACTGGTCTGGAAAATGacaatagaaaacaatttttggacGGCCTCTGGCCATACGTAATATGGGAATGCCTATTGAAATCTGATCGCAAAATATCACATCGTAATGATCCTTATTGCATAAATAAAACGAAGCAAAAAAGGCCGCATACAACATTCGAAAATATGCACAAAAAGCATAGAAACGCCCAAAAATTTTCCGGGGTAACCAATCGCCAACTACCTTCACCTCAAAACTACCATCCATTGTTTCCTTGAAGCAGTGACCAGGATCATGGTGATTTGTAAGAAAACTGACTTCATGTCCACGCACTTTCAAGGCCAAAGCAGCATCCACCACTAGACGTTCGGCCCCGCCTATACCAAGATCAggatgaagaaataaaattcgtacCATTTCTTATTGGAATGTTTATCTTTTCCCACATCAATGTTTGATGTTGTTTTGTTGAACGTCGGCAATTAAATATTCTGATTAATTTATTCTTTGGAGTATTTAGTTTAGCATTAAAACACCCAATGACCCTCTAGGGAAAATTCGCTAAACTGTATGTTAAAGGGGCGTTTACATTGATATTACTTCATGAGTAAATTTTTATACTACGTTCACACTAGGTACGAAATTACGATTTGTAGCGCCAACATTTAGCAACATTtagcacgttttcgcacgaaaaattgttatactccatataaaaacgttagcagaataaatgcgaaatctttttttagcattttcaaaggaatgttaacttatttatgcaaaataatatgcctgcctattttttcgtgcaaaaaatacagggttgtataaatatgtgtctgaaaatgctcaaaacaaagatttcgcatttattccgcgctacgtttttttatatggagtataacagtttttcgtgcgaaaacgtgatcttagtactaggcttaaacgaggattttggccgaaatcctcctagatctcagtagatttgcaataggcaaatatcagctggctcgtagagaatttcaacaaaatctctttcagaatcccctatactgccttgtacaactgtggttttagtaccaaaaatgcgctttttgcaaccctgccccaattttccttgtagatgaatgtgtgtgtgggtgtccacatacgggtttgtgtttgtattgatatatttacaaacaactgtcaaatcctcaaatctacgaaatctcgttatttttccagtccgaacacttgagatttgtaaagagattttggttctaaatagcgagatttcgtgtctagtgcgaacgtagtattacggagatagatgaagatattcggttTTCGAAGAAATGAacttaatactaatactaagcaTTATAGAGAACTTGAAATTAGAGCAAACCAATGTTATCCACTCGTTGTTATAATTAGAAAACGAACattctaatggtgttttcttttccgaaaaaagtgctttgccttcatccctgccaacattttttgaatttgggggcgcttctgagaatccccagtacgttgaaaacaatcatatacgatatcaaaaactcgtcggaaaagcgccgtcactattgagaagttgtaccacgccaagttactacaaaaaggtttcgcatgagtgcaattattaggtgcctttatagatcaatttagaacgacgccaataagagaccctccaaacaatcagaaaaagcacattttaagatagtggtaaaagaatcattgtggtcgagtaaaacacgtttgtttagatatttaataatttgattaattatttacaaattcttaaaaatataacatttataccactatcacatcacatttaacataattttttgcattaatgatgaggtagagttacaagtagcgagttacatgttgcggcgtctatcagccagtgtttttattcgatggaggcagcgtgtctgtaaaatatttgaaaaacaatcactttattccatttggaaaatcaaaaattgttcaccaatatacctttcacaattttaagcgtaaaatctatgttttcagaactttattttcgtttttatttaaataaaatataacaagctggttgcgcttggcgtttcacaaaaaataaaatggcttttgtaaaagtagtgatggcaaaatacatgtatgaagtacattttttactttatgatatgctgccccccatcacagtaggatggttgtagtgacatttacgagtctgtggtagcgatgaagatgaaatggaactttgaaatgctggcagggatgttgtctgtacagaatgcgcacttttaaaatgttgccagcaaTCTAAAAAATGCTGTCGTTTCAgcaggcagaaaagaattcaaaaaagaaacagggcaatcgcagcactctcgtttgtcggcggtgctgaaaatgcccgcacTTTGCttctatgcgtggcgctattcTAACAAAAGAATTCGaaaccttttcgcacttttgcctgtttttttagaaaagaacctaaaaagtacattttccgggcaatatgcaaaaaaagtgggcattttatacaagaaaagaaaacgccataagtgTGTGTGGGATTTGTATTTTGTAAACAACTTGGGTATTAATATATGTACAGCGATGAAAGCAGTTTTATGAAATCTCATATTTATACACTTGAAAGGCGCTTATTGGGCATAGttaattgttttcaaataaaCGCATAATAAGTTAGTTTAAAAACCTTTTAATTTAGAAGTTGCACTAAATTAgtgcaacttctcaatagtgagggTTCTTTTGCGATGAGATATAGACATCGTAtatgactgttttcgacgtgatGGGGGTTCCAAGcagtacacccatagaaaaattattaccatacggtCTCAAAACGATAccgccctgccagcatttcaaagttccatttcatcctcatcgctaccacagactcgtaaatgtcaccacatccatcgcgaactgtgatgggggaagcaaatcaaaaagtacaaaatgtacatgaaagtattttgtcatcactactgttagaagagccattttattttttgtgaaacgcaaccagcttgttatattttatttaaataaaaccgaaaataaagttctgaaaacatagatataaagcttaaaattgtgaaaggtatacagtgaacaattttcgactttccaaatagaatagtgatcgtttttcaaatatttttccaggcacgctgtctccatcgaaaataaacaaactggctgatagatgctgcaatatgtaacttgctacttaaaactcaacatcattctgttattaatgcaaaaaattatgttaaatgtgatgagataaaccgaaaaatgttatatttataagaaattataaatgtttaatcaaatcaataaacatctacacaatcatgttttacttgaccacaatgattcttctacaattaccttaaaatgcactttttctgatagtttgcaggggttcttattggcgtccttcgaaattgatctaaataggcacctaataattgcactgatgagaaactttttcgtagtaacttggcgtggtacaacttctcaatagtgacggcgcttttccgacgagtttttgatgtcgtatatgattgttttcgacgtagtggggattctcggaagcgcccccaaattcaaaaaatgttggcagggcgtacgttattgatagttagccaaccccgtatggtacaatatcaataccaAATGGTACAGCTGGTGcgcaaagcatgaaagtacctttcggtattatgaaagtaccaatatggtaaagaaaataatacctaatgcgctttacagactatcagttattccggacggtatgtcggtgtttgtcaagaatcttacagtgtgtcggatcgatacgactggtcggcgatgactaaataatcggtaaatgtgttatcgatcccataaacaacagtatcgattatgccttcggacttaacttataatgtgcgcaataaatgggatatgttcgacacgaggactgtcgtccggaataactgataactgATAGCGCataagcagtatcgattatgccttcggacttagcttatattgtgcacaatatatgggatatgttcgacacgagcactgtcgtccggaataactgatagtctgtaaagcgcattttaTGTCCCGTGTGAATTAAATCGATTTTGCACTTTTTCAAAACAAGAACGAAATCCAAAAAACGGCAGCACTGGTTCTAATCACTTTATGGAATTGCCAGAGTGAAAATCGGTTTGTTTATCAAATGCTCTATGGTGTCACTTTGATCCTATCGTTGCACGTGTTTGGCAGTTTTTGttaaggaaaatatttaaaatggtaAAAGTTCAGAAACCGACTCCAAAAACTTTGAAAGATGCTCctaaaaagcaaaataaaaataacaaccaTGGCATTAAGAAGGAAAAAACTGGAAAGGATCCCAAGGTGGCGGTTGAGACAAAGAAAGCCAAAACAAAGTTAATCGAAAAAGCTGTCCAAGAAAAACAATTGGATCAAGTGAAACCCATGAAAAAGAAAGATGCTGCTGCCAAGGAACAGAAAGAGGGAAAGAAAAGCCAGAATAAAACAAATCAAGGGACAAAAACTAAAAGTACAAACAATGCTTCAACACCGGCAAACAGTAAGAAGGCTTTGAAGACTAAAAATGAGGCTGAGAATACTAAAACGATAGCTAATGACAGCAAGGCAAAATTGGAATCCAATAAAGCGGATACAAAAGCGAAAGCTACACCAGCAGTTACTACAAAACCAAAACTAAGTAAGAAACAAAAGAaagaccttaaaaaaattgcccaAAAATCGTTAAAgaacaaaagcaaaaatgaccaaaaatcCCAAACAAAAGAAGGAAATACGGAAGCAAAAACATCGAagcctttaaaaaataaaaaaccaaaaactaaaaaGCCACAACAGAAAAAGAAACCCAAAGTTCCATCTGTGGAATTCGAGCAGCAGCCCTTCGATGAGGAAAAATTCAATAAAGTCGTAAATGAGGAAAATATCAAGAAAGTAGCAAAGGCTCTCAAAAAATTGGTAGAGAAAGAGGTCAGCGAGAAGAAAACTTCAATATTCAGCGATTTCAGATACTTCTTGAATGTAAGCAGCTACAAAATCCCTAATTGTCCTAAACGTATGGTCAAACTGTAAGTAAAAAAATgtggtttaaaaattttattgtatttgtaCTCACCAACTTTTTTCCCCGATAGTAATCTAAAACACTCTTTGGTGGATCCAAAGGAAGACGATGTTGTTATTATTGTGCCAGATTTAGAGCGAGGAGCCAAAGTCGACTATGAGCCCACCATACAGCATTATGAGGATGCTTTTCGCGAAGCTGGTGTATCAAATCTAAAAATTGTACCCTTCAATCAATTACGCAAAGAATGTACAACATTTGAGGCCAAACGAAAATTTGCAAACACCTATGATTATTTCTTGTGCGATGGCCGTATTGTGGGTCATGTCGTTGGTTTTTGTGGTAACAATTTCCaaaaaccacgtaccacattccaTGCTGTACGTTTGAATGATCCCAAAACATATAAACAAGAAATTGAGCGTTCTTTGAAACGTTCTGCATATAAACAATTGAACAAAGGTGACCTCACCTCAATACCCGTTGGTAATCATCGCTATACCATAGACCAATTGGCCGATAATATCCAGATGGTAATTAATCAATTGAAAACCCTTTATCCTGGTGGTTTGGGTAATGTACGACAAATGCATATGAAAATTGATATCACTGGAACATCTTCTATGCCATTGTATGTAAACTTAGCTGGGCCTCCTGCGGAAACACCAAATGTTGTTGGTTTGCGTGAACAACGTATGCTTAAGTTGAAGAAGGAAGCCAATGACGTTTTGGAACAGTTTAATTTGAGTAAATCAGGAGAATTTGTTAAGCTTGATAAGAATCAGGTGGAACGTAAGCGTCAAATTAAACAGGCACGCCAAGCTTTAATAGTTGCCGATGGTGAAACTCAGGAGACTCCTTCGAAAAAAGCCAAAAGATATCACAACGAAGAGGCCGACAACAATGAAAAATCAGAAGATGAGGAATCGGATGCAGAAGAAGATTCGGCAGAAGAGGATGTAGGAGAGGAAGATTCCCAAGCAGAGGAAGACGGAGAGGAAGATTCTGAAGAAGAAGaggaagatgatgatgatgaataaGCAAGATGCGCTATACTTTATGACTTGTTCTGTTCTCATTTTACTTCTCTAATCCATAAGATTTAAATTGATTATCCTGATGTATTTTATAGCATGTGATATGAtgataatttttgatatttggtgTAATCAGACATCagatgtcaatattttttagatTATTTGGAGCAAATTTTCAATACTGATTACATTAACTTTTTCATGGAGGAGAACATTTTGAACAGGAAGGTTCATGAATATAGTTTTTTAGTAAATTAAGTTAGTTTTATTGGACCTGTATTTTAATtatgcttttttttattgatattgaaaATTATCAATATAGATACTTATGTATGATGAAAAACATAATACTTCTCTTATTTTCTTGCAATGGATGGAGCGAGCTAGGGATTGTAACGAAaatcaaaagtcgacttttcaaaatttgcaaaagtgGGTTTTTTTATGTTATCTAGTTGACTTTtcgatgtttcaaaattttaaaaagtcaatttttttgtaattttgggcTTTCGaagacagtgttgccagtatttttctgattcTTAAACTTACCAATTCGTACCTGTCGAACAATCAACACACCTACGTTTCCTTCTTACTCCGACTTCGAATTTGCGTGTATTAGACCAGTTGATGTTTTTAACATCTAATGCTGTGGGATGAATTGCATTCCAccaacaattcataaaaatatatttgccaCTGCTACTTCCATTTATTActgatattttcaattaaattatagcAAGaagcatttttccaaatttttggaaGCATGCGAACATCGTGCCTATACCGAAGAATAAAGATGGAACTGAATATCGCCCAATCTCTATTTTGCCCTATCTTTCTAATGCATTTGAAAGACTAATACACTCGCAAATGTCAGATTATCACCCATGTTCGGACAaaacgtgaaaatttggtgttttt
This is a stretch of genomic DNA from Haematobia irritans isolate KBUSLIRL chromosome 4, ASM5000362v1, whole genome shotgun sequence. It encodes these proteins:
- the LOC142233686 gene encoding ribosomal L1 domain-containing protein CG13096, which gives rise to MVKVQKPTPKTLKDAPKKQNKNNNHGIKKEKTGKDPKVAVETKKAKTKLIEKAVQEKQLDQVKPMKKKDAAAKEQKEGKKSQNKTNQGTKTKSTNNASTPANSKKALKTKNEAENTKTIANDSKAKLESNKADTKAKATPAVTTKPKLSKKQKKDLKKIAQKSLKNKSKNDQKSQTKEGNTEAKTSKPLKNKKPKTKKPQQKKKPKVPSVEFEQQPFDEEKFNKVVNEENIKKVAKALKKLVEKEVSEKKTSIFSDFRYFLNVSSYKIPNCPKRMVKLNLKHSLVDPKEDDVVIIVPDLERGAKVDYEPTIQHYEDAFREAGVSNLKIVPFNQLRKECTTFEAKRKFANTYDYFLCDGRIVGHVVGFCGNNFQKPRTTFHAVRLNDPKTYKQEIERSLKRSAYKQLNKGDLTSIPVGNHRYTIDQLADNIQMVINQLKTLYPGGLGNVRQMHMKIDITGTSSMPLYVNLAGPPAETPNVVGLREQRMLKLKKEANDVLEQFNLSKSGEFVKLDKNQVERKRQIKQARQALIVADGETQETPSKKAKRYHNEEADNNEKSEDEESDAEEDSAEEDVGEEDSQAEEDGEEDSEEEEEDDDDE
- the Alg2 gene encoding alpha-1,3/1,6-mannosyltransferase Alg2 encodes the protein MVRILFLHPDLGIGGAERLVVDAALALKVRGHEVSFLTNHHDPGHCFKETMDGSFEVKVVGDWLPRKIFGRFYAFCAYFRMLYAAFFASFYLCNKDHYDVIFCDQISIGIPILRMARGRPKIVFYCHFPDQLLSAEGGCLKKLYRAPLNLLEELTIGLSDVTLVNSKFTLRVFQETFRRLNVVPDVLYPSLNTKYFDDMQHKMLSNEAEFLSSAPVDFPRNAFVFLDINRYERKKNHPLALKAFCQLSKTLSASDWKRCRLIVAGGYDTRVLENVEHYTELDELVKEKQLQENVVLLKSPSDDEKYMLLHMAQCLLYTPANEHFGIVPLEGMYMSIPVIAVNSGGPTETIVHNSTGILCEPREVDFSVAMATVFKDDRLRERMGVMGHKRVQQKFSFESFAQKLDDVVNAVTKNKISSKKNN
- the Usp5 gene encoding ubiquitin specific protease 5 encodes the protein MEKHISKIKVPSEYEAIYKDECVYSYDNPESPTGLYVSLTSFLGFGEEYVGKYAEKTGNCVFLHIRREKIAKEDDQVKSGDEAGPERKITRLAIGVEGGYNDANTKKYDYKDHYSIVVAPDIHTKLPYPNNDFPLILTQSVEAILAQESAISKLEKQTLTGTWDGEVRQVSKYSENLTQLNNGKKIPPSGWKCEKCDLTNNLWLNLTDGSILCGRKFFDGSGGNDHAVEHYREVNYPLAVKLGTITTDGKADVFSYPEDDMVIDSKLEEHLAHFGINMAAMKKSEKSMVELELEINQRIGEWSLLTESESELQPLSGPGYTGMRNLGNSCYINSVMQVLFTLPDFITRFVGQGAEKYFDEFPSDPANNFNIQVAKLGNGLWSGKYSSIAENSLDSESTGISPAMFKNLIGKGHVDFGTKQQQDAYDFYLHFINLMERNSRNQFNPIDSLTFGVEERVQCMASKKVKYTQREEYCLPLVIPLEKATNLDEVKEYLEKKANCPGAATNDKDVVRHKVPLQACLDRFFADEIIDQFYSSAIKGTTTAKKTARLVNMPEYLMMHLRKFTLSDDWVPKKLDVSVQMPDELDISNWRSGGKQANEEEMPDAEQTKPAFVFDENTISSLMQMGFPQDACKRAVYNTKNSGPEAASNWLMEHIGDADFSDPFVLPDSTPAGNVFVPNPESLAMLMSMGFDERQATKALKATDGNVERATDWIFSHVDDMDVVEDVAAEATNHSGSKKSYRDGSGKYRLVAFISHMGTSAQVGHYVCHIKKDGQWVIFNDSKVALSQNPPKDLGYLYLYKRED